The genomic stretch CGACCATGATGGTCGCCCGCTTTGGTTGCCCTTCGTTTCTGTCAGCTTAGGGCGTCGCCTCTTGCTGCTTTTCACGTCGTCGACGGCGTGCGGCACCGAGACCAGCGACACACGCACCAATGCCGAACAGGGCGAGGGAAGACGGTTCGGGAACGGCAGAAACATCACTGGCTTGAAAACTGAAATCTTCAAACAGCACACCATCGCCCACCACGTTTTGTGGCTGAAAGAATTCCACTCGAAAGATGCTTGGAGTTGTGGTGGAGATCGTTGCGAAAGTTCCCACTCCGGCGCCTGGCCCAAAGAATTCATCAAAATCCACAAGATTACCGCCTGTCGGTGCGTCGAACGCATTGATGCGAATTCCGTTCTCCTCGACGTCAATTCCCGTGATGCTAACGAAGCTTTGTGGCGAGTCAAAAGTGGCGACAATTGGATCTGTGGGGGTAGGTCCAAAACCACCGATAATAGCTCTAATGCCAAGGCTCCCCGACGACCCTGCTAACCCAAAATTGTTTGTAAATTCGGCGTTTGAGAAGGTGACACCGAGGGTGCTGTAGAAGGCATCAACCGGATTACCGGCGGTCCCGTCGTCAAAGTCGATGGTTATTAACCCCGCTTGCACCTGCCCTGCCGTGGTTACAAGCACCGCCACGCACGCCACCGCCAGTTGAATCGCCCTCATCATCTTGCTTCCCGTGTTGTAGGTCTAGAAATCTGGCCTGCCGCGAATCCGGCAGCGATGGCGTTTACTACTGAACAGCGAAGATAACATTCGAGGAAGGAGGGGCAATAGGCAAAATCGGAAAATCCGAGATATTTTCCCGCATCGCCAAGCTGCTCCGATTAGGCGAATAGTGTAAAGTCTCGATATTTGGAGGGAGAAACACCAAATATCCGGGCCGTTTTCGCTTTTTGCACAGCTTGTAGACCGTCAAGTGTGGTGTGTAATCCACTCATGACACAATCAGCTACATTTGCTGTTTTCTTCTCATCGTTCAGTGAAATAGGGGCATGCCACAAGGCTTCGATCCGCAGTTTTTCGAGCCATCGCCGCAGTTCGTTAGCCACGAACTCAGGACCGTTGTCACTGCGAATGTGACGAGGCACTCCTCGCATCAAGAACAGCTCGGCCAGCGTATCGATCACATCCTCGCTGGTGACGCTTCGAGCCACCTTGAGGACGAGACATTCGCGGGTGAATTCATCAATGATTGAGAGCTACTTCAATTGAATTCCTGAGGTTGTTGTGAAAAACGCCCGGAAAGTGGCTCTTCGGCAAACTTGGTGAACCGGAGGGCATGATCATCCGGCACGGATCATTCGGGCTCGAAGGAGTGCCAAGCCGGCTCGGCCGTACATTTGACGTTTGATCGTCTTCAATCGGTTGATGTGCCCTTCGACCGGTCCACTGCTCCAAGGTTCGTCGAACGCGGCCTGAACCGCATTTCGGTCGCGTTCGAGTCCTTCGGCAAATCTCCGCAGCTCCGAACATGGGCTGTCCCACGCTTTCGCTTGCCATTCTCGCCAAGTCAAACAAGATGTCTTGCGGATCAGGGCTGCGAATGTTTCGACGAGCTCGACCGCCTCGGCGATTCCAGGACTCAGCTTCTGCAGACAATTCACTTGGCATTGCTGCGTCGGTGTTCGTCGGGTGGGATCAGTCATCACGGCGAACGAAAGAGCTTTGGTGGACGGAGCTCGTGACCGAGGAGGTTTGGCTGCGTTGATTCGATGACGGGAGAGGCCGCGAGTCGCCATTAGTCGGCTGACGTAGGTCCGCACGGTGGTGCAACTCAACCGAACGCCTTCACAGAGCAACTGCCGATGCAGGGCCGCCGCATTATCGTTCCCATCCGCTAGCCAAGCCTCAATGCGTTCTCGGTAGTTCGTCATTTGCGATGGTCGCTCGCGGCCTGGCTGCCAATCGGGGAGCTGATCGGACTGGACATAACGCGGCACGATTCGCCACGATAATTGCATCTCGCGGGCAATTCGACGAAGCGATTGTCCCTCATCACGACGCCGACGTGCCTCTTGCCAACGGTCATGCCGTTGCTTCTGCTTGGCAGTTTCTGGCGGTAAAACTTCCGCTGACACTTCCGGTTCCGAATTGGAGTCTGGTGGATTGACGATCGTCGGAGTGAATGCGGCTTTGATTTTACCTGAGTAACGATCGAGAAACCGCTCGAGTGCCTCGCGAATGTTTCCCAGCAAATGCCAACGGTCCGCGATCTGTTGGGCCTGGGGAGCCGCTGCGGTGGCTGCCTCGGCGTATGGAGCCCAGCGATCACGACAGAGGACTTCGACCTCGGGGTGCTGGCCCAGCCAAGTTCGCAGTTCGCTTCCATCCCGTCCGGGCAGCAACTCCAGAACTTCGCTTCGCTCCAGGTCGACGATGATTGTCCCGTACCGCTGTCCCTTCCGAATGGCCCAGTCGTCGACCCCAATGATGCGTGGAGCAGGCGTCGCAATCGGACCCGCATTCTTGACCCGTCGCAGCAGTGTCGTCGAACTGACGGGCATGCCCAACTTGCCAGTCAAACGAGCCCCTGGTTCACCACCCAGCGCTAGCCCAATCGTGCGATGGGCATCCGCCAGCCGAGTGGTTGAATGAGCATGCTCGGCCAGTAGTTGCGGGATGGGTTCGCAGAAAACTCGACGCAGACAATCGGCGTTCCGGCAGAAAAAGCGGCGAACCGTCAAGTATAGCCGGACCGGGCGACCTTGAATTGGTAGGTCCCGGGCGGTTCGAGTGTATCGACTATGAA from Thalassoroseus pseudoceratinae encodes the following:
- a CDS encoding PEP-CTERM sorting domain-containing protein — encoded protein: MMRAIQLAVACVAVLVTTAGQVQAGLITIDFDDGTAGNPVDAFYSTLGVTFSNAEFTNNFGLAGSSGSLGIRAIIGGFGPTPTDPIVATFDSPQSFVSITGIDVEENGIRINAFDAPTGGNLVDFDEFFGPGAGVGTFATISTTTPSIFRVEFFQPQNVVGDGVLFEDFSFQASDVSAVPEPSSLALFGIGACVAGLGAARRRRREKQQEATP
- a CDS encoding ISL3 family transposase codes for the protein HSRYTRTARDLPIQGRPVRLYLTVRRFFCRNADCLRRVFCEPIPQLLAEHAHSTTRLADAHRTIGLALGGEPGARLTGKLGMPVSSTTLLRRVKNAGPIATPAPRIIGVDDWAIRKGQRYGTIIVDLERSEVLELLPGRDGSELRTWLGQHPEVEVLCRDRWAPYAEAATAAAPQAQQIADRWHLLGNIREALERFLDRYSGKIKAAFTPTIVNPPDSNSEPEVSAEVLPPETAKQKQRHDRWQEARRRRDEGQSLRRIAREMQLSWRIVPRYVQSDQLPDWQPGRERPSQMTNYRERIEAWLADGNDNAAALHRQLLCEGVRLSCTTVRTYVSRLMATRGLSRHRINAAKPPRSRAPSTKALSFAVMTDPTRRTPTQQCQVNCLQKLSPGIAEAVELVETFAALIRKTSCLTWREWQAKAWDSPCSELRRFAEGLERDRNAVQAAFDEPWSSGPVEGHINRLKTIKRQMYGRAGLALLRARMIRAG